The Desulfobacterales bacterium region AATTTTCGATTTGCTCGATAATGGTTTTGAATTGATTAAACCCCGGTGATTTATTTCCGGATTTTGCGTCCAGAAAACTGCCCAGATCCGATAAAATCCCCAAAGAGGCCCTTAAATCAGAACACTGCTTCTCATAAAAAGATTTTGTGGAAAACATCACGCTTCCCAGGAATTTTGGCCGGGTCACTTGTCCTTCGGATTCGGCACGTTCCAGAACGCTTTTATCTTTTGCGGCCAGCTGCTCCAGTTGATTGGCTTTTTCCCATTGGGAAAAGGTATAGGCATCAACATTGGCGGTTGACTGAGGCCGGGTAATTGCAAGCATCTTGAGCTTAAATGCGAGTTTTTCGTTCATCCAGTAAAACGGAGAGAGACGACTTTCCAGATCATCTTCAACCAATTCAGGATAAAGTTGATCCCAGAATTTTTCACATAGCCTGAGAATGAACCTGAGTCCCTCTTTCAGTCCTGCATAGCCATAAAGATGCATCAGGGATTCGAGCATCCAGACGGCGATCTGCAGGTCTTTGGTACGTTTCTCCAGAGCCTCCGAACAGATTGACCATACCTGGTTCCACTCCGCCTTTTTCAGATCCCTGGCCCACACGCCCTGAGGAAGCTGCTCGTTATCTTCCCGCCGGGCCTCGGAGATTTTATCATAGGTGCCTTCATAGCGCAGAAATTCTCCGGCAGGGTTCTGATCCGATATGGGATTTAACAGCCGGTTCAATCCCAGGGCAAACGGCTCTGTGTCGATATCCGTATTTGAATCCGGGGGTATGGATTCAGCTCTGTCAGAGGTGGAAGATATCAATTGATCCGATTTTATATTTTTTTCTTCTTCAGTCGTCATCACTGCCTCCAGAAAATTGAAGCGATTATCTTATATCCGGCGGGAGCCTCGCTCCCCTGGAGATGCTATAAGATAAAAGCCGCCTGCTTCTTGCCTTTTGTCTCAAACGAATCGATAGCGCTCCTGAGTCCGCCCGCTGGGAGCTGATTTATTTTATCGGAAGCGCCTGTAATTCCGGTGCCCTTTGAGGAAAAACGGGCAACACCAGCGGACTTTTTTTCTTGTCCGGACTCAGAAGTTTCAACCGGATAAATGCGGTGGTCTTTTTTTTGTCCGCCTCCAACGACCTGCCACTTCGCGTGTCAATGGAAAATTTCAACGTGTGGGGTTCGGGATCAGCGAATTTGTCAAAATCGCTGGCTGCGGCGGCATGCATTCTGACAAACCGTATCAGCGACCATTTATTGCTCAGTTTATAGACAACCGTTTTGTCCTGTATGCTTACCCCGGGCAGATCCCCTCCGAAAACCGGATAACCCTCTGCGTTTTTTGCCCACCGAAGCGACAGGCCAACCGGATCTCCATAACGCCAGCGCCCGATGTGTCCGGAGTCGTTATTGTTGAATTTCTGACCGCCGACCGCCAGTTCCCAATCGATAATCCGGTTGGCTTCAACCTCATGGGTGCGGTTTACCCGGAAATCGATATCAAAATCCAGAACAGGGATATTGCCTTCAAACGGTTCGGTTTTGTCGATGTTGGATGAAAAAAATTGTCGAACCGCATCCATACGCGTCAGAAATTGTACCGTCTCATCGGCTGAAATCGAAAACAGGGGGGCGTTTTCCAGCTCTTTTCTGACGGTCTGGATTTCCTTGTCGAAGCGATGATAAAAATCATAAATATCTTCCGGATCGGCCTCAGAGGCGGCATCAATGTCTGATACGTCCGTAAATGGAAATTTTCCGGCCAGCTGCCGGTTGAAAAAAATTTGAATTTTACCATATTGATCAATGATGTTTGCGGTTGCAAGCCTCCGGCACTGTTCATAAAGCAGCCGCCTGATCCGGTTTCTTTTTTGCAGAAAGATGTCACCGGATTGTTCGCTGACCTGCTGGGCGCTTATTTTCGTAAAATAATTTTTTTCATCGATCGTATCGATTTCAAAAAGAACGAATTTTTCAAGGGTGGAGATTGAATTCTCCGGTATTTTATTTTCATACTTTTCAAGCTCGGAAATGATCTTTTCCCATTTGAAAACGATCCTTTTCAACTGATGGTCCTTGATAAACCGGCTGTTGGATAAGACGGAAATAAGCGGTGCGGCATATTCATTGGCAAGTTGCTTGATGCGATAGCGCTGAAGCTGCAAATAATTTATCAACTCTTCCTTATCGCTCACATCAAAGGCTTGCAGGGAAAGCATGCGGGTGCCGGACCACCAGGACAGGTCCTTTCCTTTGATGTTGTATAAACTGTCTGCTTCAAGCAGGCTGTCGACCCTTTCAAGCAGAGAAGCCGTTTGCCAGATAATCGTATCGGACAGTGACAGATAGGCATCCGTAAGATCCAGCCGGTCAAGATACCCCAGAAGATAATTCAACAGCTTGGCGGCGTCTTTAAAATTGCGGATCTCGGAAAAAAGTTCGGATTCACGAATCCGGTTGTCAAACGTTTCGAAAAAGGGCACATAGCTTTGCGACCGTTCGATGAGATCCTGCACCCTGCTTTCCAGCTGGTCTTTTGCCACACTGCCGATGATCGTTTGAAAATCCGATGAAGCGCTCTGTACCCCGTTAACGATAAAATCTTCATAAGGGACAAACAGCTTGACCGCATCGTTGAGATAATCCGAATTCCACCTGGGCCGGGTGCCGGCCGGAATAATCCCGCGGGCTTTTTTCATCGGCTCAGCCGTCATAAAATCCTGTTTCAGCAGATTGCCCAGATCGGATTTTAATGACAACAGGCCGGCAGATAACATCGGGGTGAGTTTTTCATTTTCAACCTGGAGCAGTGGACCGGTCAGGGATGTTTTTATCTGTTTAATGGTGTTTTGAAGGGCCATAAATTTTTCTTCGCCGGCCCTGCATATTTCTTTCTGAAGATCCGGCCCAAGAAAATTCGACTGATCAATAAAAGACTGTATTTCATCAAACGACTCTCCGAGACTGAACGTATCTTTGAAAATCCATGAAACTTCAGGAGCGGCGACCAGTTTTTCAGTCTGGTCGATGGTGTCCAGAAGATCAAGAATCAATTTTTCATCCGGGGCAACGCTGCGGCTGCCGGTCGATATTTTCTGCAATTTCGCCGACAATGCCCCCAGTTGATCCACAACCGGATTGGATTGAAACAATCGGTCATAAAATTGTTGGATCAGTTTTTTCAGGGTGAAAAACTTTGCCTTCAGTTTGAAAATTGTCGGATCAAACACCCGGTACTGGGTTTCGCCCAGGGCCTTGTGATAATATCCGGCATTTTTGTAAAATTCTTCGGGCAAATCGATATCGAACAGATATTTGACCACCTGGCCCAGTTGATTTAAATTTTTTGTTTCGCCCAGTCCGTTGTATAAATCCGCATAATTTTCAAGCTCTTTAAGCTGCCGGGAAAATGCCTGAAGCCTTATAAATTCTGGCGTATCTTCAATGCGAAGGATGCTGCCTCCTGCCAAAGACGGGGCCTTTTCCCGGCCTTCAAAGGGTTCAAAAATAGCCTTTGCTTTATGTATCAGCTGAATATACATGGCTTTTAAAATAATCTTATCGTATGCCCGCACCATGGAATCGTTGATCTTGTCATGAATGTCACTGAACCATGAAGCGGGAATAAAGGCAAAGGACAGGCTGTGGATACGGGTCATGCCTTTAAAAAGATTCAACGCGCTCTGGTCAAAAAGAATGGTTGAACTTCCGTGATGAAGGATGTTGTAAAGTTCCAGTCCATCCTGCTGTACCTCTGCCTTATCCCTCAGTTTGTCGACATCTTCTGCAATTTCCTGAAGCACCGGCAGCAGCGCCTGTTTGTCAGCCTGCAGCCGGCTGCAGGCGCTCCAAAGCCCTAAACTTCCGGCCAGAAACATCACCAGAAACACAAGCTGAGTGACGAGGACGGCCCGGTTTCTTGATAAATACGCCTGACGCTGTGGACTGGCCAGTCCGTGTTCCTGGAATATTTTTTTTTCAAACAGGTCTTTCAGGAAAAACGGCTTTGGAGACGATGCGTCATTATCGGTTCCAATGGTGCTGTTCCCGCAAAAATAGAGTCCTCTGAATATAAATGATTCATGATAGATGCTCTGCCTGAACAGCCGGTTCAAACAGAGCTGAACCGGCTCCAGCAGGCGATGAAAACTGGCGGGAAACCGAAAGAGGCTGTCTTTGTCCGGGATATCGGTTTTTTCCGTAAAAAGCTCCAGTTGACACTGATGCAGCTTGCAGGTGATATGTTCAAAGGCCTGATTTGCCCAGTCGTCCGTATACCCGACATCGACCCCATACGGGCTTGACCAGCCGAAGATATTATTGCGCAGCCTTTCCGGGATAGAATGGCAAAAACTGCTGAAACCCTCTATCTGATCGCATCGGGTTACCAGGACATATACCGGGAACCGGATTCCAAGGGTTTTTTGTGCATGCCAGAGTTTTTTTTGGATCGCATCGAATTTTTGAGATATATTTTTTAAATCCGGCTCATTACCGTTTTCAACGCCGATCAGGTCTGTGCAGGGAATCGTCACAACGACACCGTCTATAGGGCGCTGGGAGCGATGCTTCTGAAGCAGCCTTAACAACTGCCGCCACCTTTTTTCATCACTGGTTGCGCCGTCTTTTCGAAGCACCAGATCTCCGGCGATATCCAGAACCAGACCCTTTTCAAACATCCACCAGGCGCAGGCCTTTTTCACTTCGGGCCCTTGCCCGAAAGGACTTCCCAGGGGCAGCTCCAGATTGCTTTGACAAAGCGCGGTGGTTTTCCCGGACTGCGACTGACCCAGCATCAGAATCCATGGCATGTGATAGCGGAAATTTTTATCGGAAACACTGGATTTCAAAAGTTTGAGCGCCGCTGAAAAAGATTTTCGAAGCTCCAGAGCTGAAAACCGCGCGGGTGGATCAGGTTTTTTTACCGGCTCACCGGAACCGGATGGCTGATCCGGTCTCTGGGCTGCCTGTTTTTCTGAAGCTTTTTTCTCGGCTGATCGGAAAATAAAAACGATGAGGGTTGCAACAACCAGAATAAGGGAGATAACGCCGCTTATCACATAGGGAAGATGGTGTGCTAATTTCATAATGAACTGATCGAGCATTCCCATGTTTGTCCCGCTATAAAACCAATGAGTTTCCGTTTAAAATATGTTCAACGACCCTGATCAGATCTTCCGTGACATTGCTCCATATGGCGCTGGATACCACGATATACACCAGGACCAGAATCAGAATCGCCCCGATCCATTTGCGCATGGACGGCAGTTTTTTCCCGCTGTCCTTGCTCAGGGTATAGGCATAGGTATCAGGAAAAAGACGTCGGGTTTCATCTTGAAGATCCGGATTTTTATGAAAAATAAAAGAGTAAAGCTGCTTGCGGTAGCAGTCGATCCGGCCGGAATCGTCAGCGTCACGGTATTTTCCGCGAAAGCCCAGAGATAACGAAAACAGATATATTCCCGCTATCTCGATCAATGTCGGATCATGGTTTTTCAACAGGCTGTCGAGTTGATTGAAAAATTTTTCACCGGCGGCATTCGTCCCGAAGAGTTCAAATTCCATGAGATTGGATTTCCATGCTTCCCTGCCGTCCCACTTCATGCTCAGAAAAATCTCATCGGCCAAAGCGGCCATTACATATTGCGCTTCCATGTAAAAATTGGCGCTGTATTCTCCGCCATGACCGCGTGCCTCCTGAAGCTGTCGTTTCAGTACATACAGCAACCGGGCATGTATCTGATGGGACAACTCTTTTTCGGGGGCGGCGGTTTGAATCAAACCGGCATCCGATGGGTTTGCATCCTTTGATTCAATATGCTGTTTCTGGCAGATGAGTTCATTGTAAAACTCATGAAACTGCTGCATGAGAAAAGAATTAAATAATTGTGTATGATTCATAGGACGCCGGCTTAAATATCGGTAAAAATCAGGTTGGGTTTTTTACATACAACATGATTTCCGTGGGTTTCTGCCTTCCTGCCGGATCTGAGGCATTCAGAATCCGCA contains the following coding sequences:
- the tssA gene encoding type VI secretion system protein TssA, with the protein product MTTEEEKNIKSDQLISSTSDRAESIPPDSNTDIDTEPFALGLNRLLNPISDQNPAGEFLRYEGTYDKISEARREDNEQLPQGVWARDLKKAEWNQVWSICSEALEKRTKDLQIAVWMLESLMHLYGYAGLKEGLRFILRLCEKFWDQLYPELVEDDLESRLSPFYWMNEKLAFKLKMLAITRPQSTANVDAYTFSQWEKANQLEQLAAKDKSVLERAESEGQVTRPKFLGSVMFSTKSFYEKQCSDLRASLGILSDLGSFLDAKSGNKSPGFNQFKTIIEQIENLSNTFLEQKTSDSEPDSSSDSEEIQSEHDSDSDLGKRPSFLSIRNRAAAYRMLSEAADYLLIHEPHSPTPYLVKRAVSWGNMTLTELLQELVNDERDLQQIFKLLGLANLN
- a CDS encoding type VI secretion protein IcmF/TssM N-terminal domain-containing protein gives rise to the protein MKLAHHLPYVISGVISLILVVATLIVFIFRSAEKKASEKQAAQRPDQPSGSGEPVKKPDPPARFSALELRKSFSAALKLLKSSVSDKNFRYHMPWILMLGQSQSGKTTALCQSNLELPLGSPFGQGPEVKKACAWWMFEKGLVLDIAGDLVLRKDGATSDEKRWRQLLRLLQKHRSQRPIDGVVVTIPCTDLIGVENGNEPDLKNISQKFDAIQKKLWHAQKTLGIRFPVYVLVTRCDQIEGFSSFCHSIPERLRNNIFGWSSPYGVDVGYTDDWANQAFEHITCKLHQCQLELFTEKTDIPDKDSLFRFPASFHRLLEPVQLCLNRLFRQSIYHESFIFRGLYFCGNSTIGTDNDASSPKPFFLKDLFEKKIFQEHGLASPQRQAYLSRNRAVLVTQLVFLVMFLAGSLGLWSACSRLQADKQALLPVLQEIAEDVDKLRDKAEVQQDGLELYNILHHGSSTILFDQSALNLFKGMTRIHSLSFAFIPASWFSDIHDKINDSMVRAYDKIILKAMYIQLIHKAKAIFEPFEGREKAPSLAGGSILRIEDTPEFIRLQAFSRQLKELENYADLYNGLGETKNLNQLGQVVKYLFDIDLPEEFYKNAGYYHKALGETQYRVFDPTIFKLKAKFFTLKKLIQQFYDRLFQSNPVVDQLGALSAKLQKISTGSRSVAPDEKLILDLLDTIDQTEKLVAAPEVSWIFKDTFSLGESFDEIQSFIDQSNFLGPDLQKEICRAGEEKFMALQNTIKQIKTSLTGPLLQVENEKLTPMLSAGLLSLKSDLGNLLKQDFMTAEPMKKARGIIPAGTRPRWNSDYLNDAVKLFVPYEDFIVNGVQSASSDFQTIIGSVAKDQLESRVQDLIERSQSYVPFFETFDNRIRESELFSEIRNFKDAAKLLNYLLGYLDRLDLTDAYLSLSDTIIWQTASLLERVDSLLEADSLYNIKGKDLSWWSGTRMLSLQAFDVSDKEELINYLQLQRYRIKQLANEYAAPLISVLSNSRFIKDHQLKRIVFKWEKIISELEKYENKIPENSISTLEKFVLFEIDTIDEKNYFTKISAQQVSEQSGDIFLQKRNRIRRLLYEQCRRLATANIIDQYGKIQIFFNRQLAGKFPFTDVSDIDAASEADPEDIYDFYHRFDKEIQTVRKELENAPLFSISADETVQFLTRMDAVRQFFSSNIDKTEPFEGNIPVLDFDIDFRVNRTHEVEANRIIDWELAVGGQKFNNNDSGHIGRWRYGDPVGLSLRWAKNAEGYPVFGGDLPGVSIQDKTVVYKLSNKWSLIRFVRMHAAAASDFDKFADPEPHTLKFSIDTRSGRSLEADKKKTTAFIRLKLLSPDKKKSPLVLPVFPQRAPELQALPIK
- a CDS encoding DotU family type IV/VI secretion system protein, encoding MNHTQLFNSFLMQQFHEFYNELICQKQHIESKDANPSDAGLIQTAAPEKELSHQIHARLLYVLKRQLQEARGHGGEYSANFYMEAQYVMAALADEIFLSMKWDGREAWKSNLMEFELFGTNAAGEKFFNQLDSLLKNHDPTLIEIAGIYLFSLSLGFRGKYRDADDSGRIDCYRKQLYSFIFHKNPDLQDETRRLFPDTYAYTLSKDSGKKLPSMRKWIGAILILVLVYIVVSSAIWSNVTEDLIRVVEHILNGNSLVL